The genomic window TCGTAAGTCTATGCATTTGCAACTTGTGTCTGAGGCGGTTCCAAGTGTCCCTGACACGACCCTCGGAGGGGTGGAGTGTCACAATTCTTCCGGTGCGAAGCACCGTGCCAGCATCGGAACGAATTTATGCGCGAGCTGCAACACTGCTGGCACCCTCACTCTTCGGCGTTGGCATGGCTGCTACCGGCTTCTTTGCACCGTCGGATGGTTTCACCGGCTGCACGGCTTTCCGGATACGCAAAGTCGCGGTCACCTTGTTCGCCTCCGCAGTCTTCTGGAAATCGCGAAATCCCGGGTCTTTGCCGAAAACGTATTGCAGTGCCTTCTCTACAACATCGTCCGCGGTCGCCTGGATGTAAGCGGCATATTGATCGACCTGTGTTGCTGTCGATTCGGATAGCCGAATGGAAGCGCTGATCTGTTTGGTTTGGGTAACTTCAAGCAATGGCATTGTGGGCATCCTTTCGAGATGATTCAGGGGTAAGGTTGTGAGCCGATTCCTGCGAGCAATCGGCCCGATAGAGTGGAGTGGTTTCAAAGCGTTGAAGCCGACGATCGTAGGCCTCAATCTCAAGAACTTCGCTTATGCGACGGCGCCCCGGTTGGCGTTCTACATGGACAACGAGATTGACGGCCTCGGCAATCTCCGCTTCAACGTCAGCGATGGTGGCTTGCGCATGGCTTCGCATAACCAAGTTGGCGAATCTACGGAGTGCCTTCTCGGCGGAGTTTGCATGAATAGTCGCGAGCGATCCGCCATGCCCTGTGTTCAAGGAATCCAGCAGCGTACGCGCCTCGATTCCGCGAACTTCTCCCAGGATGATGCGGTCCGGTCTCCACCGGAGAGCTGACTTCAAGAGGTCATCAAACGTGACGGCCGATTTGAAGGTATCGGTCTGGCATTCGACCGCCAGTACGTTCGGCTTCTGGATACGAAGCTCAGACGTATCCTCGATCACGACCACACGCTCATGCTCGGGGATGGCGTTTGCAAGAATGTTGAGCAGTGTCGTCTTCCCGGTTCCGGTTCCACCGCTGATGAGTAGCGTCTTTCCGCTGCGAATCTGTTCCGCTAACAGATCGGCGAGCGAGCGCGTTAGCGCCCCGCGAGCAATCAGGTCTTCAGCCGTGAACTTCCGGCTGGTGAACTTGCGTATTGTCACGGCGGGCGAAGGCCGCACTACTGGAGGAATGACAGCCGCCAAGCGGCTTCCATCGGGAAGCTGCGCGTGGAGGACCGGGTTATCTTCGTCCAAGCGCTTGCCGAGCTTGTTGGCTACTACTTCGAGGCCAGTACGAAGTTTGCCGGCATCGAAGGAAATGCTCTCCTCCCGCCGCACAATCCCGTCGCGCTCGTACCACCATGAGGCATCGGGATTGCCCATGATCTCGCTGATACTGTCATCCAACAGCAGCGGCTCGATGGGGCGAAGGAACGGCAGGATTAGCTCGAAGCTCATAGGTGGGTCTCCAGTGATGGAAGCCCAGCATTGCCGGGCTTCCGTGGGTGAAATGGGATGGCCTAAGCAGCCACGTCCTCTACAGGGCTGTCGTCGTGATCTTCCGCTTCCACGGCTGCCTTCTCAGCGCGGTCGAGCTTCAGGATCGAATCGACCTTGATCTCCCAGATGCTGCGCTGCTTGCTGTCCGTCTTCTTGCTGTCGTACTCCCGGCTGCGAAGCTCACCCTCAACCTGGAGATGTGCGCCCTTCTTGAGTGTCTTGGCGAAGTCAGAGAGCTTGCCGAAAACCACGCAACGGTGCCACTCGGTTTGCGAGACGTACTTGCCGTCTTTCTTGTAGGAGGACTTGGTTGCCAGCGAGAGAATTGTGAAGCTGCGGTTGTTGTTGGCGCGAACTTCTGCGTCACTGCCGAGGAAGCCGATGAGGTTTACTTTGTTCTGGTACATGATGGTGTCTCCGTTTGGTTGAATTTCCCGATCTTGCTCGGGTCACTAAATAGCGAAGAGGGCACGGC from Granulicella sp. L56 includes these protein-coding regions:
- a CDS encoding CpaF family protein; protein product: MSFELILPFLRPIEPLLLDDSISEIMGNPDASWWYERDGIVRREESISFDAGKLRTGLEVVANKLGKRLDEDNPVLHAQLPDGSRLAAVIPPVVRPSPAVTIRKFTSRKFTAEDLIARGALTRSLADLLAEQIRSGKTLLISGGTGTGKTTLLNILANAIPEHERVVVIEDTSELRIQKPNVLAVECQTDTFKSAVTFDDLLKSALRWRPDRIILGEVRGIEARTLLDSLNTGHGGSLATIHANSAEKALRRFANLVMRSHAQATIADVEAEIAEAVNLVVHVERQPGRRRISEVLEIEAYDRRLQRFETTPLYRADCSQESAHNLTPESSRKDAHNAIA
- a CDS encoding single-stranded DNA-binding protein, which codes for MYQNKVNLIGFLGSDAEVRANNNRSFTILSLATKSSYKKDGKYVSQTEWHRCVVFGKLSDFAKTLKKGAHLQVEGELRSREYDSKKTDSKQRSIWEIKVDSILKLDRAEKAAVEAEDHDDSPVEDVAA